In Clarias gariepinus isolate MV-2021 ecotype Netherlands chromosome 1, CGAR_prim_01v2, whole genome shotgun sequence, one DNA window encodes the following:
- the LOC128518131 gene encoding zinc finger protein 345-like isoform X1: protein MSPADTRQRFCRTSGPSDPSHSQLCEDVKAETSDRGISEALEVCVKKEEPLELNISNHEDDLDNTPEVISIKEEDPDHKQNLYCELCKSFFFNKCEVHGAPLFIPDTPAPMGVSDRARCTLPHGLEIRESGIPDAGLGVFNKGETVPLGAHFGPYQGELVEREEAVSSGYSWVICRSRQCEEYIDAKREMYVNWIRYVNCARNDEEQNLVAFQYRGGILFRCCRPINPGQELLAWYEDESAKELGPAFDYRWNKQCFTNEKHMERCHNKEDARLHESGEIKYELQIPSKGSSGQPTSSDSLNGLQKEKHYCSDCGMSFSHQEALKTHQCNSAGKKPHHCSVCGKCFNRQDLLQKHEGIHTGQKPYPCPECGKRFSQSRHLQLHQRIHTGEKPYHCSQCGKSFRQKYTLQRHQRVHTGEKPYHCSQCGKSFNLQSVLRRHQRVHTGEKPYHCSHCGMSFNRQDGLQQHQHIHELVKPYICSKCGRSFSRLDCLEQHQRIHTGEKPYHCSQCGKSFIRQDHLRQHQRVHTGERPYQCSQCGKSFTHQSTLQQHQRFHTGDKPHQCSQCEKSFNQRGDLQRHQRIHTGEKPYQCLQCAKSFTHQSTLQKHQRIHTEEKPYQCSHCGKSFNRQDRLQKHERIHTGERPYQCPECGKSFIQQSDLQRHRRIHTGEKPYHCSQCGKSFPDQNNLRKHQHVHTGGKQYHCLQCERSFTRQGDLKRHQRIHTLDKPYHCSECEKTFNRQDHLRRHQRVHTREFLSTVWKNVSLFP from the exons ATGAGTCCAGCAGACACCAGACAGCGCTTCTGCAGGACGTCTGGACCGTCTGATCCTTCTCACTCCCAG CTGTGTGAGGACGTGAAAGCTGAGACGTCAGACAGAGGAATATCTGAAGCTTTAGAAGTCTGTGTGAAAAAAGAGGAACCGCTGGAACTGAACATCTCCAACCATGAAGACGACCTCGACAACACTCCTGAAGTTATCTCCATTAAAGAGGAAGATCCTGATCACAAACAGAACCTCT ACTGTGAGCTTTGCAAATCCTTCTTCTTCAACAAGTGTGAGGTTCATGGTGCGCCCCTCTTTATCCCTGATACCCCTGCTCCAATGGGGGTCTCTGACCGAGCCAGATGCACTCTTCCGCATGGGCTAGAGATTCGGGAGTCCGGCATCCCTGACGCAGGCCTGGGAGTGTTTAATAAGGGGGAGACCGTTCCACTAGGGGCGCACTTCGGACCCTACCAGGGAGAGCTGGTAGAGCGAGAGGAAGCCGTGAGCAGTGGATACTCCTGGGTG ATATGCAGAAGCAGGCAGTGTGAAGAGTACATAGATGCCAAAAGAGAAATGTATGTGAATTGGATTAG GTATGTAAATTGTGCCCGTAATGATGAAGAACAGAATCTTGTGGCATTTCAGTATCGAGGGGGTATTCTGTTTCGTTGCTGTCGACCCATTAACCCAGGACAAGAGCTCTTAGCGTGGTATGAAGATGAGAGTGCCAAAGAACTCGGTCCTGCATTTGATTACCGCTGGAACAAACAGTGTTTCACTAATG AAAAACACATGGAAAGATGTCACAACAAAGAGGATGCGAGACTGCATGAATCAGGAGAGATTaaatatgagcttcaaattCCATCCAAAGGCTCCAGTGGTCAGCCAACATCATCTGATAGTCTTAATGgtttacagaaagaaaaacactactGCTCAGACTGTGGAATGAGTTTTAGCCATCAGGAGGCCCTCAAAACACACCAGTGCAATTCTGCAGGAAAAAAGCCACATCACTGTTCAGTGTGTGGAAAGTGTTTTAATCGACAGGATCTTCTCCAAAAACATGAGGGCATTCACACAGGGCAGAAGCCATATCCCTGTCCAGAATGTGGAAAGCGGTTTAGTCAGAGTAGGCATCTCCAGctacaccagcgcattcacacaggagagaagccatatcacTGCTCACAATGCGGGAAGAGCTTCCGTCAGAAGTATACTCTCCAACGACACCAACGCGTTCACACTGGAGAaaagccgtatcactgctcacagtgtggaaagagtttcaaTCTGCAGAGTGTTCTTCGGCGACACCAGCGAGTCCACACTGGcgagaagccgtatcactgctcacaTTGTGGAATGAGTTTTAATCGACAGGACGGTCTCCAGCAGCACCAGCACATCCACGAATTAGTGAAGCCATATATCTGCTCAAAGTGTGGAAGGAGTTTTAGTCGACTGGACTGTCTCGAacaacaccagcgcattcacacaggagagaagccgtatcactgctcgcagtgtgggaagagttttattcGACAGGATCACCTTCGACAACACCAGCGtgttcacactggagagaggccgtatcagtgctcacagtgtggaaagagttttactcaTCAGAGTACTCTCCAACAACACCAGCGCTTTCACACTGGAGACAAGCCACATCAGTGCTCGCAGTGTGAGAAGAGTTTTAATCAACGCGGTGATCTTCAAcgacaccagcgcattcacacaggagagaaaccaTATCAGTGTTTACAGTGTGCGAAGAGTTTTACTCATCAGAGTACTCTTCAaaaacaccagcgcattcacaccgaAGAGAAACCGTATCAGTGCTCTCactgtggaaagagttttaatcGACAGGATCGTCTCCAGAAACAtgagcgcattcacactggagagaggCCTTATCAGTGCCCAGAGTGTGGAAAGAGCTTTATTCAACAAAGTGATCTGCAACGACATCGGCGCATTCACACAGGGGAAAAACCatatcactgctcacagtgtgggaagagcttTCCTGACCAGAATAATCTCCGAAAACATCAGCATGTTCACACAGGTGGGAAACAATATCACTGCTTACAGTGTGAAAGAAGCTTTACCCGACAGGGTGATCTCAAGCGACACCAGCGTATTCATACTTTAGAcaagccgtatcactgctcagAGTGCGAAAAGACTTTTAATCGACAGGATCATCTCCGACGACACCAACGTGTTCACACTAGAGAATTCTTATCAACAGTGTGgaaaaatgtttctttattcCCATGA
- the LOC128518131 gene encoding gastrula zinc finger protein XlCGF26.1-like isoform X2, which produces MCNFFIQICRSRQCEEYIDAKREMYVNWIRYVNCARNDEEQNLVAFQYRGGILFRCCRPINPGQELLAWYEDESAKELGPAFDYRWNKQCFTNEKHMERCHNKEDARLHESGEIKYELQIPSKGSSGQPTSSDSLNGLQKEKHYCSDCGMSFSHQEALKTHQCNSAGKKPHHCSVCGKCFNRQDLLQKHEGIHTGQKPYPCPECGKRFSQSRHLQLHQRIHTGEKPYHCSQCGKSFRQKYTLQRHQRVHTGEKPYHCSQCGKSFNLQSVLRRHQRVHTGEKPYHCSHCGMSFNRQDGLQQHQHIHELVKPYICSKCGRSFSRLDCLEQHQRIHTGEKPYHCSQCGKSFIRQDHLRQHQRVHTGERPYQCSQCGKSFTHQSTLQQHQRFHTGDKPHQCSQCEKSFNQRGDLQRHQRIHTGEKPYQCLQCAKSFTHQSTLQKHQRIHTEEKPYQCSHCGKSFNRQDRLQKHERIHTGERPYQCPECGKSFIQQSDLQRHRRIHTGEKPYHCSQCGKSFPDQNNLRKHQHVHTGGKQYHCLQCERSFTRQGDLKRHQRIHTLDKPYHCSECEKTFNRQDHLRRHQRVHTREFLSTVWKNVSLFP; this is translated from the exons atgtgtaattttttCATACAGATATGCAGAAGCAGGCAGTGTGAAGAGTACATAGATGCCAAAAGAGAAATGTATGTGAATTGGATTAG GTATGTAAATTGTGCCCGTAATGATGAAGAACAGAATCTTGTGGCATTTCAGTATCGAGGGGGTATTCTGTTTCGTTGCTGTCGACCCATTAACCCAGGACAAGAGCTCTTAGCGTGGTATGAAGATGAGAGTGCCAAAGAACTCGGTCCTGCATTTGATTACCGCTGGAACAAACAGTGTTTCACTAATG AAAAACACATGGAAAGATGTCACAACAAAGAGGATGCGAGACTGCATGAATCAGGAGAGATTaaatatgagcttcaaattCCATCCAAAGGCTCCAGTGGTCAGCCAACATCATCTGATAGTCTTAATGgtttacagaaagaaaaacactactGCTCAGACTGTGGAATGAGTTTTAGCCATCAGGAGGCCCTCAAAACACACCAGTGCAATTCTGCAGGAAAAAAGCCACATCACTGTTCAGTGTGTGGAAAGTGTTTTAATCGACAGGATCTTCTCCAAAAACATGAGGGCATTCACACAGGGCAGAAGCCATATCCCTGTCCAGAATGTGGAAAGCGGTTTAGTCAGAGTAGGCATCTCCAGctacaccagcgcattcacacaggagagaagccatatcacTGCTCACAATGCGGGAAGAGCTTCCGTCAGAAGTATACTCTCCAACGACACCAACGCGTTCACACTGGAGAaaagccgtatcactgctcacagtgtggaaagagtttcaaTCTGCAGAGTGTTCTTCGGCGACACCAGCGAGTCCACACTGGcgagaagccgtatcactgctcacaTTGTGGAATGAGTTTTAATCGACAGGACGGTCTCCAGCAGCACCAGCACATCCACGAATTAGTGAAGCCATATATCTGCTCAAAGTGTGGAAGGAGTTTTAGTCGACTGGACTGTCTCGAacaacaccagcgcattcacacaggagagaagccgtatcactgctcgcagtgtgggaagagttttattcGACAGGATCACCTTCGACAACACCAGCGtgttcacactggagagaggccgtatcagtgctcacagtgtggaaagagttttactcaTCAGAGTACTCTCCAACAACACCAGCGCTTTCACACTGGAGACAAGCCACATCAGTGCTCGCAGTGTGAGAAGAGTTTTAATCAACGCGGTGATCTTCAAcgacaccagcgcattcacacaggagagaaaccaTATCAGTGTTTACAGTGTGCGAAGAGTTTTACTCATCAGAGTACTCTTCAaaaacaccagcgcattcacaccgaAGAGAAACCGTATCAGTGCTCTCactgtggaaagagttttaatcGACAGGATCGTCTCCAGAAACAtgagcgcattcacactggagagaggCCTTATCAGTGCCCAGAGTGTGGAAAGAGCTTTATTCAACAAAGTGATCTGCAACGACATCGGCGCATTCACACAGGGGAAAAACCatatcactgctcacagtgtgggaagagcttTCCTGACCAGAATAATCTCCGAAAACATCAGCATGTTCACACAGGTGGGAAACAATATCACTGCTTACAGTGTGAAAGAAGCTTTACCCGACAGGGTGATCTCAAGCGACACCAGCGTATTCATACTTTAGAcaagccgtatcactgctcagAGTGCGAAAAGACTTTTAATCGACAGGATCATCTCCGACGACACCAACGTGTTCACACTAGAGAATTCTTATCAACAGTGTGgaaaaatgtttctttattcCCATGA
- the LOC128518131 gene encoding gastrula zinc finger protein XlCGF26.1-like isoform X3: MERCHNKEDARLHESGEIKYELQIPSKGSSGQPTSSDSLNGLQKEKHYCSDCGMSFSHQEALKTHQCNSAGKKPHHCSVCGKCFNRQDLLQKHEGIHTGQKPYPCPECGKRFSQSRHLQLHQRIHTGEKPYHCSQCGKSFRQKYTLQRHQRVHTGEKPYHCSQCGKSFNLQSVLRRHQRVHTGEKPYHCSHCGMSFNRQDGLQQHQHIHELVKPYICSKCGRSFSRLDCLEQHQRIHTGEKPYHCSQCGKSFIRQDHLRQHQRVHTGERPYQCSQCGKSFTHQSTLQQHQRFHTGDKPHQCSQCEKSFNQRGDLQRHQRIHTGEKPYQCLQCAKSFTHQSTLQKHQRIHTEEKPYQCSHCGKSFNRQDRLQKHERIHTGERPYQCPECGKSFIQQSDLQRHRRIHTGEKPYHCSQCGKSFPDQNNLRKHQHVHTGGKQYHCLQCERSFTRQGDLKRHQRIHTLDKPYHCSECEKTFNRQDHLRRHQRVHTREFLSTVWKNVSLFP; encoded by the coding sequence ATGGAAAGATGTCACAACAAAGAGGATGCGAGACTGCATGAATCAGGAGAGATTaaatatgagcttcaaattCCATCCAAAGGCTCCAGTGGTCAGCCAACATCATCTGATAGTCTTAATGgtttacagaaagaaaaacactactGCTCAGACTGTGGAATGAGTTTTAGCCATCAGGAGGCCCTCAAAACACACCAGTGCAATTCTGCAGGAAAAAAGCCACATCACTGTTCAGTGTGTGGAAAGTGTTTTAATCGACAGGATCTTCTCCAAAAACATGAGGGCATTCACACAGGGCAGAAGCCATATCCCTGTCCAGAATGTGGAAAGCGGTTTAGTCAGAGTAGGCATCTCCAGctacaccagcgcattcacacaggagagaagccatatcacTGCTCACAATGCGGGAAGAGCTTCCGTCAGAAGTATACTCTCCAACGACACCAACGCGTTCACACTGGAGAaaagccgtatcactgctcacagtgtggaaagagtttcaaTCTGCAGAGTGTTCTTCGGCGACACCAGCGAGTCCACACTGGcgagaagccgtatcactgctcacaTTGTGGAATGAGTTTTAATCGACAGGACGGTCTCCAGCAGCACCAGCACATCCACGAATTAGTGAAGCCATATATCTGCTCAAAGTGTGGAAGGAGTTTTAGTCGACTGGACTGTCTCGAacaacaccagcgcattcacacaggagagaagccgtatcactgctcgcagtgtgggaagagttttattcGACAGGATCACCTTCGACAACACCAGCGtgttcacactggagagaggccgtatcagtgctcacagtgtggaaagagttttactcaTCAGAGTACTCTCCAACAACACCAGCGCTTTCACACTGGAGACAAGCCACATCAGTGCTCGCAGTGTGAGAAGAGTTTTAATCAACGCGGTGATCTTCAAcgacaccagcgcattcacacaggagagaaaccaTATCAGTGTTTACAGTGTGCGAAGAGTTTTACTCATCAGAGTACTCTTCAaaaacaccagcgcattcacaccgaAGAGAAACCGTATCAGTGCTCTCactgtggaaagagttttaatcGACAGGATCGTCTCCAGAAACAtgagcgcattcacactggagagaggCCTTATCAGTGCCCAGAGTGTGGAAAGAGCTTTATTCAACAAAGTGATCTGCAACGACATCGGCGCATTCACACAGGGGAAAAACCatatcactgctcacagtgtgggaagagcttTCCTGACCAGAATAATCTCCGAAAACATCAGCATGTTCACACAGGTGGGAAACAATATCACTGCTTACAGTGTGAAAGAAGCTTTACCCGACAGGGTGATCTCAAGCGACACCAGCGTATTCATACTTTAGAcaagccgtatcactgctcagAGTGCGAAAAGACTTTTAATCGACAGGATCATCTCCGACGACACCAACGTGTTCACACTAGAGAATTCTTATCAACAGTGTGgaaaaatgtttctttattcCCATGA